From a region of the Candidatus Cloacimonadota bacterium genome:
- a CDS encoding preprotein translocase subunit SecY — protein MFESITNIFKIPDLKKKILITGLLLILYRLGSFIPTPGVDASVLQEIFSAPGSDRTLFGMFDMFVGGNFERASVFALG, from the coding sequence TTGTTCGAGAGCATAACTAATATTTTTAAGATTCCCGATCTGAAAAAGAAGATCCTGATAACCGGATTATTGTTGATACTCTATCGTTTGGGGAGCTTTATACCAACACCGGGTGTCGATGCATCTGTGCTTCAGGAGATATTCAGTGCACCCGGAAGTGATAGAACACTTTTTGGTATGTTTGACATGTTTGTTGGTGGAAATTTTGAGCGTGCTTCCGTTTTTGCTTTAGG